The proteins below are encoded in one region of Planctopirus limnophila DSM 3776:
- a CDS encoding vWA domain-containing protein, with the protein MMRKNSSGHRRVIHKPHPRRGAIAILAAFVMVALLALAGFFLSLSYVELTRAELRAATDAAARSAVIRLVETQSTTSGRAAARDIASRFEVGGKALSLNDNDIQFGRSTRQSNGSYSFAINGTPTNAARVFGRKTKTSAAGPVELPFGGFVGAPEYSTELNAVAMRLDYDIVIVLDRSGSMGWDLSGVEFEYPEAVRQRPLVENYFSPPDPTGSRWAILSASVNDFLTILNQRQVAARVGLVTYAGDYTFGKYSSVKLTVESDLTSTFSTITSKLTAIGQVPLIGGTDIGAGITAAQTMLTTSSQARLKTGQPIIIVFSDGMFNQGTEPVSLAASAYSQSSTIIHSVTFGATAQGRATMNSVTATAGKGLSLHANTAAELAESFRSIANAIPIVVTE; encoded by the coding sequence ATGATGCGAAAAAATTCCTCAGGTCATCGACGAGTCATTCACAAGCCACATCCCAGGCGGGGTGCGATTGCGATCCTGGCTGCCTTTGTGATGGTCGCGCTCCTGGCTTTGGCGGGGTTTTTTCTTTCACTCTCCTATGTCGAACTGACGCGTGCTGAACTCCGGGCCGCAACCGACGCCGCTGCTCGTTCGGCAGTGATCCGACTGGTGGAAACACAATCGACAACTTCGGGCCGTGCTGCCGCCCGCGATATTGCCTCTCGTTTTGAAGTGGGAGGCAAGGCTCTTTCGTTAAACGATAACGATATTCAATTTGGCAGATCGACTCGGCAGTCGAATGGCAGCTATTCGTTTGCGATCAATGGCACACCGACGAATGCAGCGCGAGTTTTTGGTCGCAAGACCAAAACATCGGCAGCGGGGCCGGTGGAACTTCCCTTTGGTGGTTTTGTCGGAGCTCCTGAGTATTCGACAGAACTCAATGCCGTCGCTATGCGGCTGGACTATGACATTGTCATCGTGCTCGATCGATCAGGCTCGATGGGTTGGGATCTATCGGGAGTTGAGTTCGAATATCCTGAAGCTGTCCGACAAAGACCACTGGTTGAAAACTACTTCAGCCCGCCTGATCCCACAGGAAGCCGATGGGCAATTCTTTCAGCCAGTGTGAATGACTTTTTGACGATTTTGAATCAGCGTCAGGTAGCGGCTCGTGTGGGGCTCGTGACTTATGCTGGCGACTACACATTCGGTAAGTACAGCTCCGTCAAACTGACTGTGGAAAGTGATCTTACTTCCACCTTCTCAACGATTACATCGAAATTGACAGCTATCGGGCAGGTACCACTCATTGGCGGGACAGATATTGGTGCCGGGATTACAGCCGCTCAGACGATGCTGACGACATCCAGCCAGGCTCGCCTCAAGACGGGCCAGCCGATCATCATTGTCTTCAGCGATGGGATGTTTAATCAGGGGACAGAACCTGTCAGTCTGGCAGCGAGTGCCTATTCGCAATCATCCACAATTATTCATAGCGTGACTTTTGGAGCTACGGCTCAAGGTCGTGCCACGATGAACTCTGTGACGGCCACTGCCGGCAAAGGCTTGAGCCTGCATGCCAATACTGCTGCCGAACTGGCGGAAAGTTTCCGATCGATTGCCAACGCGATTCCTATTGTGGTGACTGAATGA
- a CDS encoding TadE/TadG family type IV pilus assembly protein, translating to MRLSRPRSRQIPQPARRGAAAVEMALVLPVLILVVFGTIAVSQIIHFRKGVVAATAEGIRIASRRDVSSTEVTTLVRQILTGRRISQATITITPTEISNLRPGELIEIQVRANYTALGVEPLGWTVPTEIVYRGAVLRE from the coding sequence ATGCGATTGTCCCGTCCCCGATCCCGCCAGATTCCTCAACCAGCTCGTCGCGGAGCGGCGGCTGTGGAAATGGCACTGGTACTTCCAGTGCTGATCCTGGTGGTGTTCGGCACGATTGCCGTTTCGCAGATTATTCACTTTCGCAAGGGTGTGGTTGCTGCCACTGCTGAAGGAATTCGTATTGCCTCACGCAGGGATGTCAGCAGTACGGAAGTCACAACCTTGGTTCGTCAGATTCTGACTGGCCGCAGGATCAGTCAGGCAACAATTACAATTACCCCTACGGAAATTTCGAATCTGCGACCTGGCGAATTGATCGAGATTCAAGTTCGGGCCAATTACACAGCCCTGGGAGTTGAACCCCTGGGCTGGACTGTTCCCACTGAGATTGTTTATCGCGGTGCTGTGCTGCGGGAATAA
- a CDS encoding DUF4114 domain-containing protein gives MKKYCGLLLILVAATWSTMHEACAQAAKNPFNLPKYTAVQKAKSDTRSTQFANQVMPTFQQFIDKSLKEASQFKVAPDYVLDPTRLYLPLTTLQPVRVYFVHEGAGYRNQLGVSIVDAGHGRSGSSTLIDPLTQGKLIFDDASFEVTQIKDKKGKVTSQSGGLKAGDFVEIGTIQAGKQVDFFLCSDGANGTKNLLRNFPELNSDKLQHVIAVYFKDTHPGYVMIGFEDIVGGGDLDYNDTLFVIDFGYDISIEKGDLPH, from the coding sequence ATGAAGAAGTATTGCGGGTTGTTACTGATACTGGTGGCAGCCACCTGGTCAACGATGCATGAGGCCTGTGCACAGGCAGCCAAGAATCCATTCAATCTGCCAAAATATACTGCCGTACAAAAGGCGAAGTCGGATACTCGTTCGACGCAGTTCGCTAACCAGGTCATGCCCACCTTTCAGCAGTTCATCGACAAGAGCCTGAAGGAAGCATCGCAATTCAAGGTGGCACCAGACTACGTGCTTGATCCCACCCGGCTGTATCTGCCACTGACCACACTTCAACCTGTCCGCGTCTACTTCGTCCATGAGGGGGCTGGTTATCGCAACCAGTTGGGTGTATCGATTGTGGATGCCGGCCATGGACGCAGTGGATCTTCGACGCTGATTGATCCACTGACGCAAGGCAAGCTGATTTTTGACGATGCTTCTTTCGAAGTCACCCAGATTAAGGACAAAAAGGGGAAAGTCACCAGTCAGTCGGGTGGACTTAAAGCTGGTGATTTTGTGGAGATCGGCACGATTCAGGCAGGGAAGCAGGTGGATTTCTTCCTCTGCTCGGATGGTGCGAATGGGACCAAGAATCTGCTGCGAAACTTTCCAGAACTCAACTCGGACAAGCTCCAGCATGTGATCGCGGTCTACTTCAAAGATACTCACCCCGGCTACGTCATGATTGGCTTTGAAGACATCGTGGGCGGTGGTGACCTCGACTACAACGATACTCTCTTCGTGATCGACTTTGGTTACGACATCTCGATTGAAAAAGGTGATCTGCCTCACTAG